One genomic window of Halorhabdus sp. CBA1104 includes the following:
- a CDS encoding CPBP family intramembrane glutamic endopeptidase — protein MTRHTQRVVAAATDEPDSTDEMARSLSTPAVLANVALTQALLAGVVLAGVWYVAVPASVLGLAKIPPSVSTVLIGVAFGTVLWLASETATTLSTALGVEPDERLRGLLAPATAGGWLAVLVVVLPLVAISEELLFRAGAIGASAAGLGLSPWVLAVPASIAFGCCHAIQGRTGVVVTGGLGFVLASGYVITDNLVVVIVAHYVLDGIELLVHEWLDSTASVD, from the coding sequence TTGACTCGACACACACAGCGCGTCGTCGCGGCTGCAACTGATGAGCCGGATTCGACTGACGAGATGGCACGCTCACTGTCGACACCGGCAGTGCTCGCGAACGTCGCACTCACACAAGCCCTGCTGGCCGGTGTCGTGTTGGCTGGTGTCTGGTACGTTGCCGTCCCGGCTTCCGTCCTCGGGCTCGCGAAGATACCGCCGTCCGTCTCGACGGTTCTCATCGGGGTCGCGTTCGGGACCGTCCTCTGGCTGGCCAGCGAAACAGCCACGACGCTCAGTACGGCCCTGGGAGTCGAGCCGGACGAACGACTCCGAGGCCTCCTTGCGCCAGCAACCGCCGGCGGATGGCTTGCCGTCCTCGTGGTCGTGCTCCCGCTCGTGGCCATCAGCGAGGAACTGTTGTTCCGGGCCGGCGCGATCGGCGCCTCGGCGGCAGGGCTTGGCCTCTCGCCGTGGGTGCTTGCCGTCCCCGCCTCGATCGCGTTCGGGTGCTGTCACGCCATCCAAGGCCGGACTGGCGTCGTCGTCACCGGCGGTCTCGGGTTCGTCCTGGCTTCTGGGTACGTTATCACTGACAATCTGGTTGTCGTGATCGTCGCCCACTACGTCCTCGATGGGATCGAATTGCTCGTCCACGAGTGGCTCGACAGTACGGCGTCTGTGGATTGA
- a CDS encoding methylated-DNA--[protein]-cysteine S-methyltransferase, whose translation MDETAGIYARDVPALDRAVQVGIASGRVISLSFPMDPPPDADQAHDVLDQIDAYLDGEAVSFRDIEVALTMATEQRDVLERVRDVPYGETITVEALARMTPGLDPDSDDARGVVRTALAENPVPLLVPDHRVRDGPSTAPPPVEQQLRVIEGLT comes from the coding sequence ATGGACGAGACTGCTGGCATCTATGCCCGGGACGTCCCCGCTCTGGACCGAGCCGTGCAGGTAGGGATCGCGAGTGGCCGCGTCATTTCCCTCTCGTTTCCGATGGACCCGCCGCCGGATGCCGACCAAGCCCACGACGTACTCGACCAGATCGACGCCTATCTGGACGGTGAGGCCGTCTCCTTTCGGGATATCGAGGTCGCACTGACGATGGCGACTGAGCAGCGAGATGTCCTCGAACGCGTTCGTGACGTGCCCTACGGCGAGACGATCACCGTCGAAGCACTGGCACGGATGACACCCGGACTGGACCCGGACAGCGACGACGCCCGCGGCGTCGTCAGAACGGCTCTCGCCGAAAACCCGGTGCCGTTGCTCGTGCCGGATCATCGCGTCAGGGACGGTCCGAGTACCGCGCCACCACCCGTCGAGCAGCAACTTCGCGTCATCGAAGGGCTCACCTAG
- a CDS encoding restriction endonuclease produces MQSDDREVVDERLLTETGRGGLFGEGYLADRPLEAHFGLAEQPRVVFPSGDRGIVYERGRTETTYSPGSGYRALVAITGRRIVMAVGGATVDDSDQIHDVALDTIEHVTVERGGGHVAVQCWSGETEHWTWFPVGIDAELVARRVREGAQAWIRFDRLLSETRTALAEAARNRTTGAFEATRRALDRAESSLTEAGQTAAAYDAPASGMNGRLARLESRRRDERRRLSLARARSFRTRAENHWRQERYERAAEYFERARATFQSLRSREDLSSVMAASVRQHVTAIDDDLDRLSVSPLSRAIAAQRAAERAADPLAAVDHWRDAFERFRALVQLDWGRADDRFAGERSLLRDRLATVVEGLVVAQQRAAERRSQEAQRLRDDGQLDAALSAYDDARESIDRALATAAEFTPEDRDALHERRTDIRSQIEAIARQKHGDDDTDSASAVPDEPITAPTLECTDTSVGDVGRHDSAPARQAFEAGTADNIDTNQRQSVRRLQTLDDDGTTAAVGRIWQELGWTVDLLEEAGPDAIATRSRDDPTLLLWVRRRGVPVTAERVEALIAQRNRREGDHSAILVTTDPIDPAAFDAAMTHGVTLVDNHRLSELARKTGVRPDAIDDGAGD; encoded by the coding sequence ATGCAATCCGACGACCGTGAGGTCGTCGACGAGCGACTCCTGACGGAGACCGGTCGCGGGGGGCTGTTCGGGGAGGGGTATCTCGCCGACCGACCGCTCGAAGCCCACTTCGGGCTGGCCGAGCAGCCGCGGGTGGTGTTCCCGAGTGGCGACCGTGGGATCGTCTACGAACGCGGGCGGACAGAGACGACCTACTCTCCTGGGTCTGGCTATCGGGCGCTCGTCGCGATCACCGGCCGCCGCATCGTGATGGCAGTCGGCGGTGCAACAGTGGATGACAGCGATCAGATCCACGATGTGGCACTCGATACAATCGAACACGTCACCGTCGAGCGGGGTGGGGGACACGTCGCCGTCCAGTGCTGGAGTGGGGAGACCGAACACTGGACGTGGTTCCCTGTAGGAATCGACGCCGAACTCGTCGCACGGCGGGTTCGTGAGGGTGCCCAGGCCTGGATCCGGTTCGACCGACTCCTCTCTGAGACCCGGACAGCCCTGGCGGAGGCTGCCCGCAACCGGACGACCGGCGCGTTCGAGGCCACACGGCGGGCACTCGACCGGGCCGAGAGCTCACTAACCGAAGCCGGCCAGACGGCGGCCGCCTACGACGCCCCAGCAAGCGGGATGAACGGCCGGCTGGCACGCCTCGAGTCACGCCGCCGTGACGAACGCCGGCGGTTGTCGCTTGCTCGCGCCCGGTCGTTTCGCACTCGGGCCGAGAATCACTGGCGGCAGGAACGCTACGAACGAGCCGCCGAGTACTTCGAGCGTGCCAGAGCGACGTTCCAGTCCCTTCGCAGTCGCGAGGATCTTTCCTCGGTGATGGCTGCCAGCGTTCGACAGCACGTGACGGCAATCGACGACGATCTCGACCGGCTCAGTGTGTCCCCGTTGTCCCGTGCGATCGCCGCCCAGCGAGCGGCCGAGCGAGCTGCCGATCCACTGGCAGCCGTCGACCACTGGCGGGACGCATTCGAGCGGTTTCGCGCGCTGGTCCAACTGGACTGGGGACGAGCAGACGACCGATTCGCTGGCGAGCGATCGCTCCTCCGTGACCGCTTGGCGACAGTCGTCGAGGGGCTGGTCGTCGCCCAGCAGCGTGCCGCGGAGCGACGCTCCCAGGAGGCCCAGCGACTTCGGGACGACGGCCAACTCGATGCAGCGCTGTCGGCTTACGACGATGCACGCGAATCGATCGACCGAGCCCTCGCCACGGCAGCGGAATTCACACCTGAAGATCGCGACGCCCTTCACGAGCGGCGTACCGATATCCGGTCCCAAATCGAGGCGATAGCGCGTCAAAAGCATGGGGACGACGACACGGACAGTGCCTCGGCGGTGCCCGACGAGCCCATCACAGCCCCGACACTGGAGTGTACCGACACCTCGGTCGGGGACGTCGGACGCCACGACTCGGCGCCAGCCCGACAGGCATTCGAGGCGGGCACAGCCGACAACATCGACACGAACCAGCGCCAGTCCGTCCGTCGTCTCCAGACACTCGACGACGACGGTACAACAGCGGCAGTGGGGCGCATCTGGCAGGAACTGGGCTGGACCGTCGACTTGCTCGAGGAAGCCGGACCCGACGCGATCGCAACTCGATCCAGAGACGACCCCACACTCCTGTTGTGGGTCCGTCGTCGGGGCGTCCCGGTGACGGCTGAGAGAGTCGAGGCACTGATCGCCCAGCGAAACCGTCGCGAGGGGGATCACTCGGCGATTCTGGTGACGACTGACCCGATCGATCCCGCTGCGTTCGACGCCGCCATGACACACGGTGTGACGCTCGTTGACAACCACAGACTTAGCGAACTCGCTCGAAAGACGGGCGTCCGTCCGGATGCTATCGACGACGGGGCCGGCGACTGA